A genome region from Bacteroidales bacterium includes the following:
- a CDS encoding 4Fe-4S dicluster domain-containing protein, with protein sequence MLRKIRLYLAVAGLVLITLLFLDFTGILHQWFGWLAKIQLVPAILAVNVVVIAVLVLITFLFGRVYCSVICPLGILQDGISHISGKRKGKKNRFRFSKAKSWLRYGLLFIFVVALIAGSSVIVSLLDPYAAYGRIASNLFAPVYRLGNNLLAWFAERMDSYAFYTTEVWVKSWITFGVAVSMLVLVGILAWKNGRTYCNTICPVGTFLGFISRFSIFRPAFDTKKCTRCNACERGCKASCIDVKTMSIDHSRCVTCFNCIEKCKFDAMHYSLRKVGRKEPLVNGSTFGETTQKEGISRLSFFSIAGLFAFTHTVRAQQLQVDGGLADIEDKKVPDRKTPVVPPGAGSAKNMKQHCTACQLCVSVCPNHILKPSGKLSTLMQPEMTFEQGYCRPECVECSQVCPSGAIKPITAAGKTAVSIGQAVWIKDNCVVNTEKLACTACERHCPTKAITLVPVNPEEDQNKPPQRFGRRAPVLKYPVVDKELCIGCGACEYLCPARPFSAIYVEGNVRHHVV encoded by the coding sequence ATGTTGCGAAAAATCAGATTATATCTCGCTGTTGCCGGTTTAGTACTCATCACTTTGCTTTTCCTCGATTTTACAGGGATATTGCATCAATGGTTCGGCTGGCTGGCAAAAATACAGCTTGTCCCTGCCATATTAGCGGTGAACGTGGTTGTAATAGCTGTTCTCGTTTTGATTACATTCCTTTTCGGACGTGTGTACTGTTCAGTCATTTGTCCGCTCGGCATCCTGCAAGACGGCATTTCCCATATTTCGGGAAAACGGAAAGGGAAAAAGAACCGTTTCCGGTTCTCAAAAGCAAAGTCATGGCTCCGTTACGGTCTGTTATTCATATTTGTTGTTGCGCTTATCGCAGGAAGCAGCGTCATTGTTTCACTTCTTGATCCCTATGCCGCTTACGGGCGTATCGCCTCCAATCTTTTTGCCCCCGTTTACCGGTTGGGAAATAATTTGCTGGCATGGTTTGCCGAAAGGATGGACAGTTATGCTTTTTATACCACCGAAGTATGGGTAAAAAGCTGGATAACTTTCGGAGTTGCCGTCTCCATGCTTGTTCTGGTCGGGATACTCGCATGGAAAAACGGGCGTACTTATTGCAATACCATCTGCCCCGTAGGTACTTTCCTTGGATTTATTTCACGTTTTTCCATTTTCAGACCTGCATTCGATACGAAAAAATGTACCAGGTGTAATGCCTGCGAACGGGGATGTAAAGCTTCCTGCATAGATGTCAAGACTATGAGTATTGACCATAGCCGTTGCGTGACCTGTTTCAATTGCATCGAAAAATGTAAGTTCGACGCCATGCACTATTCGCTACGAAAAGTAGGTAGAAAAGAACCACTGGTGAATGGTTCAACTTTCGGAGAAACGACTCAAAAAGAAGGAATTTCCCGTCTCAGCTTCTTTTCCATTGCCGGATTGTTTGCTTTTACACACACGGTCAGGGCACAACAATTACAGGTAGACGGAGGACTCGCCGATATTGAAGACAAGAAAGTTCCCGACAGGAAAACTCCGGTAGTACCTCCCGGAGCCGGCAGCGCAAAAAATATGAAACAACATTGTACTGCCTGTCAGTTATGCGTATCTGTTTGTCCTAACCATATATTGAAACCTTCCGGTAAACTTTCCACACTAATGCAGCCCGAAATGACATTCGAGCAGGGATATTGCCGCCCGGAATGCGTTGAGTGCTCACAGGTTTGTCCGTCAGGAGCTATCAAGCCGATCACGGCTGCCGGGAAAACAGCTGTTTCTATCGGCCAGGCGGTGTGGATCAAGGATAATTGCGTCGTAAATACGGAGAAGCTGGCATGTACGGCATGTGAGCGACATTGTCCCACCAAAGCCATTACTCTTGTACCCGTTAACCCGGAAGAAGACCAAAACAAACCTCCGCAAAGGTTTGGCAGGCGTGCTCCTGTTCTGAAGTATCCTGTTGTCGATAAAGAACTGTGTATCGGTTGCGGCGCTTGCGAATACCTCTGCCCCGCACGTCCGTTTAGCGCAATTTATGTTGAAGGAAATGTGAGACACCACGTTGTTTAA
- a CDS encoding aldo/keto reductase, with amino-acid sequence MKNNNKNISRRNFFKKAGAGAAVTTATLYGCKPKNTVSATGGILGEIPTDKMTYRINPHTGDKVSLLGYGCMRWPLRQRADGNGNEVDQDAVNDLVDYAIAHGVNYFDTAPVYVQGWSEAATGIALKRHPRDKFFIATKSSRNNTLESGIAMYRKSMQDLQVEYIDYYLLHSIGASIDDFNRRFIDNGLLDFFLKEREAGRIRNLGWSFHGIVEVFDHALAMDVKWDFCQIQLNYQDWQHATGRNVNAEYLYGELVKKNVPAVIMEPLLGGRLARVPQQALLTMRELRPNDTAAQWAFRYAGTPENVLTVLSGMVYMEHLQENIYTYSPLEPLKEEDYEMLEEVTGILVDSDYIQCTTCEYCMPCKYGLDIPGIFAHYNNCVSAGRLLKSSNDENYRKARREFLIGYDRNVPKLRQAARCTECEECLPKCPQNIPIIEEMRRVDKYAEQLKQKTEF; translated from the coding sequence ATGAAAAATAATAACAAAAATATAAGCCGCAGGAATTTCTTCAAAAAAGCAGGCGCAGGAGCCGCAGTAACTACGGCAACCTTGTATGGATGTAAACCCAAAAATACAGTTTCAGCAACAGGCGGTATTTTGGGAGAGATACCAACCGACAAGATGACTTATCGCATTAATCCGCACACAGGGGATAAGGTGTCGCTTCTGGGGTACGGGTGTATGCGCTGGCCGTTGCGGCAGAGAGCAGACGGCAACGGTAACGAGGTTGACCAGGATGCGGTTAACGACCTGGTGGATTATGCCATTGCACATGGTGTCAATTATTTCGATACAGCTCCGGTATATGTGCAGGGTTGGTCGGAAGCGGCAACGGGTATTGCCCTGAAACGCCATCCGCGCGACAAATTTTTCATCGCCACAAAATCTTCCCGGAATAATACGCTGGAGAGCGGAATCGCAATGTACCGCAAATCAATGCAAGACCTGCAAGTCGAATATATCGACTATTATCTGTTGCATAGCATTGGTGCAAGTATTGATGATTTCAACAGGCGGTTTATAGACAACGGTCTGCTTGATTTTTTCCTGAAAGAGCGGGAAGCTGGCCGTATCCGCAATCTGGGCTGGTCGTTTCACGGTATTGTGGAAGTGTTTGACCACGCGCTTGCTATGGACGTAAAATGGGATTTTTGCCAGATACAGCTCAACTATCAGGATTGGCAACATGCTACGGGACGGAACGTGAATGCAGAATACCTGTATGGGGAATTGGTAAAGAAAAATGTTCCTGCCGTTATCATGGAACCGTTGCTGGGCGGACGTCTGGCACGTGTGCCACAGCAGGCGCTTTTAACAATGAGGGAGCTTCGCCCCAACGATACTGCCGCACAATGGGCATTCCGTTATGCCGGAACACCTGAAAATGTGTTGACCGTACTCAGCGGAATGGTCTATATGGAACACTTGCAGGAAAATATTTATACATATTCTCCTTTGGAACCACTAAAGGAAGAGGATTATGAAATGCTTGAAGAAGTAACAGGTATTTTGGTCGACTCGGACTACATCCAATGTACAACGTGTGAATATTGTATGCCGTGCAAATACGGTCTTGATATACCTGGCATCTTCGCTCATTATAACAACTGTGTGAGTGCAGGCAGGTTACTGAAGAGTTCGAATGATGAAAATTACAGGAAAGCCCGTCGGGAGTTCCTCATAGGTTATGATCGCAATGTGCCTAAACTCCGGCAGGCTGCCCGTTGTACGGAATGTGAAGAATGTCTGCCCAAATGTCCGCAAAACATACCTATTATTGAAGAAATGCGCCGTGTGGATAAATATGCCGAACAGTTAAAGCAAAAAACGGAGTTTTAA
- a CDS encoding C-GCAxxG-C-C family protein: MKIEKVSEEFAADCFRQGIDCSQIVLGYAANKVGMESDEALRISSPFGGGMWAGRTCGCVVGGLMALGMKYGYSEPGATEQKKALLAKKAEFEQKFAEENKSVVCKEILGYDLSKPEEMQQVIEKSLFYSICPKVVCSACKILDGLM, translated from the coding sequence ATGAAAATAGAAAAAGTTTCCGAAGAATTTGCTGCCGACTGTTTTAGGCAGGGTATTGACTGTTCGCAGATCGTTTTGGGATATGCTGCGAACAAGGTAGGTATGGAGAGTGATGAGGCGCTCAGGATTTCTTCACCTTTCGGTGGAGGCATGTGGGCAGGACGCACCTGCGGTTGCGTAGTCGGAGGATTGATGGCATTAGGCATGAAATACGGATATAGCGAGCCGGGTGCTACCGAACAGAAAAAGGCATTGCTTGCTAAAAAGGCTGAGTTCGAACAAAAATTCGCTGAAGAAAACAAAAGCGTTGTCTGTAAGGAAATTCTCGGCTACGATTTAAGTAAACCCGAAGAAATGCAGCAAGTCATTGAAAAGAGCCTCTTTTACTCCATTTGCCCAAAAGTGGTATGCTCAGCCTGTAAAATACTGGATGGGCTTATGTGA
- a CDS encoding GntR family transcriptional regulator — MIKFSLDYSSGIPVYRQIIDQIRFGIASGQLKLGEQLPTVRALAVELKVNLNTVSKAYKELEIKNILETQQGTGTFINKTEHVVPEKEREDKLKEICEQFSSVAFSYGYNLDEVMQEIKNIKNSKNNPL; from the coding sequence ATGATTAAGTTTTCATTAGATTATTCCAGCGGTATACCGGTATATCGCCAGATTATCGACCAGATCAGGTTTGGTATAGCATCCGGGCAACTTAAGCTGGGTGAACAGCTTCCCACGGTCAGAGCGCTTGCCGTTGAGTTAAAAGTAAACCTGAACACAGTATCCAAGGCATATAAAGAACTGGAAATCAAAAATATCCTGGAGACCCAACAAGGCACAGGTACTTTTATCAATAAAACAGAGCATGTGGTGCCGGAAAAAGAACGGGAAGATAAACTAAAAGAGATTTGTGAACAGTTCTCTTCCGTTGCGTTTAGTTACGGATATAATCTTGATGAAGTGATGCAGGAAATAAAAAATATCAAAAACTCTAAAAACAATCCATTATGA
- a CDS encoding slipin family protein translates to MITNVINREWLNPVSLSVLLVLIIASVVLYVMQMINIPVLVVLIVFSGLLASAIRIADQWERAVVLRMGKYKGLKGPGLFIIIPIIDEVSTYIDQRVRVSAFKAEQTLTKDTVPVNVDAVVYWTVWDVEKAALEVQEYQKAIEHISQTGLRDTIGKHELSELLQERDKIAEDLQHVLDRNTNPWGITCQTVGINDISIPQALADAMSKEAQAERERRARVILGTAETEIAEKFEQASKKYTDNPVALHLRGMNMLFEGLKEKGSMVIVPSSALDSMNLGAMGGLVSLAKSNETMTGK, encoded by the coding sequence ATGATAACAAATGTAATAAACAGGGAATGGCTAAATCCTGTTTCCCTTTCCGTATTGCTGGTATTGATTATTGCATCGGTCGTATTATATGTGATGCAAATGATAAATATTCCGGTTCTGGTTGTCCTGATTGTCTTTTCCGGATTACTGGCTTCTGCGATCCGCATTGCCGATCAATGGGAACGAGCGGTGGTATTGCGTATGGGAAAATACAAGGGTTTAAAAGGCCCGGGACTGTTCATCATTATTCCCATTATTGACGAAGTGTCTACCTATATTGACCAACGGGTACGTGTCAGTGCTTTCAAAGCAGAGCAGACCCTTACCAAAGATACGGTACCGGTAAATGTGGATGCTGTGGTATACTGGACGGTTTGGGATGTTGAAAAAGCCGCTTTGGAGGTGCAGGAATATCAAAAAGCCATAGAACATATTTCCCAGACCGGGTTAAGGGATACGATCGGCAAGCACGAATTGTCGGAACTCTTACAGGAGCGCGATAAAATAGCCGAAGACCTGCAACATGTCCTGGACAGGAACACGAATCCATGGGGTATAACATGTCAAACCGTCGGTATCAATGATATTTCCATTCCTCAGGCTTTGGCCGATGCTATGAGCAAAGAGGCCCAGGCTGAGCGTGAAAGAAGAGCCCGTGTCATCCTGGGGACAGCCGAAACCGAAATTGCCGAAAAGTTTGAACAAGCCAGTAAAAAATACACCGATAATCCTGTAGCATTACACCTTAGGGGGATGAATATGCTGTTCGAAGGCCTGAAAGAGAAAGGTTCCATGGTGATTGTCCCCAGTTCGGCGCTGGATTCCATGAATCTGGGAGCCATGGGTGGATTGGTATCACTGGCAAAGAGTAATGAAACAATGACAGGCAAATAA